The Pirellulales bacterium sequence GCCGGCAGCAACAGCGCAATCAAGATTCCGATGATCGCAATCGAAACCAATAGCTCCACGAGCGTGAATGCGGTGCGTCGCATCGCTGGCGTCCTTAGCGCTGAAAAACCAAATCCTGTCGAAACGCGATCATCTACCGTGCTGAACTACTTGCCGCTGAAATCTCTGGGTCAAAAAACCTCGGCCGTTCGCAGCGGGCAGGCGAACGGCCGAGGCGCCTCTTACATATCTAACGGCAGGCGCGGAGACGCTTGGCGCCTCCCGCTACCATCAGGGCCAGGCCGGCCGCGGCCACCAGCGACAACGCCGCCGGCTCGGGCACAACCTCGTACTCCAAGATCAAAGCCGGCGCGATCTTCGCCGGGTCAAAGTTGTCGCGGGTGTGAAAATTGGGGTTCGTCGAGCCACCTTGCGGCGAATCGTGCAGCGAAACCACCGTGAAAAACAGGCCGCCGTTCGCGATGCCGTCTAGCAGATACTGCTCCACCCCCGGCGTGGTCAAATTGACATCAATCGTGAAGGTCGTCCCGCCCGACTGGCCCGGCGTCCCTTGCGGAACGACGGCGCCCGGCGCCAAGCCATCCACAGTCCCCACGCCCCAAGAGGTGGCGTCCAGTAGGCCATCGGTCAAGACGTTCGACACATCGCCATAGGTTGGATCGTAGGCAAACGCGTTGCGCACTCGTTCCAAAGTGGGGTCGGCGAACGCGAAGATATCGCCCTCCTCGAAGGTCGTGCCGCCCGGAACCGTCGGCCCAAAGCCGAATTGCGTGAATCCGCCGCGCAGCCCGGCGCCGTAGATTTCAACCGGCCGTCCGGCATCGCTGTCGGCCACGTAGTTCGGATCCGAGGGATCGAGCCGACTGCGATAATTGTCGAACGTCGGGTCGTAGACCAGCGTACCGGTCGCGTGCGTCACCTGCACCTTGACCGAGGTGAGTTTGTACTCTTTGCCGGCGGGCAGCGTCTTGGCAAGTCCGGCCGCCTCGGTGTTGAAGCCGAGCAAAAACTGCCCATCAAAGTCGTCGAAGCCCGTCTCGCCCGCGGCGCCAAAGACCGGCGCGCTGGCGCGTTGGCCGGGCGAGGCGTTGAACGGATAGTTCCAGCGATCAAAATCGGCGCTTCGCGTCATGGTTGCCGCTTGAGCCGGGAGGGACAAACCAGCGCCGCAAATCAAAGCCAATGCGGCAACAAGGCAATAGCGTGGCATCGTTTCGAGTCTCCAATTTCGGGGGATACACAAATGAGTTGATTAGCAGCCCACGCGACGGCAGTTTGATTTCCGTCGCGGAAAGAGAATTCACTCGTTCGGCTTCAACTCACTGGCAGCACTCGCGAAATTGAGACTCGGTATCAATTGAACGAGCCAATCTTACACGATCCATACTCGGTGTCAACTCAATTGCCCGGCACACCCCAGTTTTTATGGATCGGGGCGAATAAATGCCGGTTTTTGGGCCAACTGCTCCACTTACCCGCTCAAAAAAAGCGGTCTAGGTGACTCGCGGCGACCGCGATTAAAATCCCCCCACTGTCTCGACCGCTTGATGGATCAAGCTCGCCGGAGGGAGCCATGGAACGGTACCCGTCGCGCCCTCTTGGGGGCGATCGCCGCGGCACACGCGGCCCAAGTCGTCTTTGCCACGCCGCATTTGCGGCGTCGTTTGTCGTGGCGGTCTTCTGCTCCGGCGTGGACGCCCGCGCACAACAACCGATCCGCACGCGCCCCGCGCCCGGCGCCGCAGCGCAACAGCGCCCAGCCACTCGTCAGGCCGCGGTCCCCGCGCAGCCACGCGCTCGCGTTGCCGCCGCCACTCCGGCCACCGCGCCGCCCGATGAGGCGCCCCCCGCGCAGCCATTTCAACTCACGCCCGACGAGCAGCTTGAGCTCGATCAGATGCTCCGCGAGTGGGAATCGCGCAGCGAACAGATCACTCTGTTTCGCTGCGATCTCAAACGCTGGGAGTACGACCTCGTATTCAAAAAGAACACCACCGCCGTCGGCGACATGAAGTACAAATCGCCCGACCGGGGACTGTATCGCGTGCGCGATGAGAAGACGGGCGACTATCTCGAAGACTGGCGCTGCGATGGTAAGGCGATCTATGAATTCAACTACGCCAAAAAACAGGTGATCGAGCGGCAACTGCCGCCACAGATGCAAGGCGCGGCGATCGCCAACGGTCCGCTACCCTTTATCTTTGGGGCCAAGGCCGAGACCTTGAAGAAGCGCTACTTCTTGCGACTCAAGCAGCCCCCCAAGGGGCATGAGGACAAGATCTGCGTCGAGGCTTATCCCAAACTGCAGAGCGACGCCGCCAACTTTCAGCGGGCAGAACTGTTGCTCACCGAGGAGGGCATGCTGCCGTTCGCGCTGCAACTCGATCTGCCCAACGGCAAGACCACCACGGTCCATCAGTTTTTCAACATCAAGACCAATGATCTGGTCGACAAGCTGATCGGCGATTTCGACTCGCCGCGCACGCCGCCATTTTGGAAACGCATTGTCGAGCCAGCGGGCGGGGCCCCGGTCGTCGACGATCCGGCGCAGGTGACTACCGTCCCTGAGGCCGCCCCTCAGCAGGCCACTCGTCCCGCGCAGCCGCCGCGGCGCTAGTCGGCCCGTAGGAACATTCGCCGCACCTTCCGGCGTCTCGCCGTTTCTCCTGCGAACCGGCGCGGCCATGCTGTTTTCACGGCGAAAGGGACATTCCGGCTACGCCGGATGTTGTCCTCTTAAATCGCCAGCCCGAGACTGGCTGCTGCCCCCCAAAATCCGGCGATTCTTTGCCCGATTTTCCTTGACACCCCACCTCTGGGGTGCCTAAAGTTGCCGTGTATACCGCTTGTATACAAGCAAATTGCCTTTTCTCCGGGACGTAATCCATGCGCGGCAATCTCGAACAGCGCGTCTACGAACATCTAGTGCGCAAACTCTCGCAGGGGGAAATCAGCCCCGGCGCTCGCCTGAGCGAGATCGCGCTGGCCCAGGAAATCGGTGTCTCGCGCACGCCGATCCGCGAAGCGTTCACCCGCCTGCGCACCGAGGGGGTGGTCGATGTGCTGCCTCGTTTTGGCTGGTTTGTGCGCATTCCGTCGCGGCAGGAGATTGTCGATCTTTATGAAGCGCGGGAATGGTTGGAGCGCTTCACCGCCGCGCAGGCTGCCGAG is a genomic window containing:
- a CDS encoding TIGR03009 domain-containing protein, with product MAVFCSGVDARAQQPIRTRPAPGAAAQQRPATRQAAVPAQPRARVAAATPATAPPDEAPPAQPFQLTPDEQLELDQMLREWESRSEQITLFRCDLKRWEYDLVFKKNTTAVGDMKYKSPDRGLYRVRDEKTGDYLEDWRCDGKAIYEFNYAKKQVIERQLPPQMQGAAIANGPLPFIFGAKAETLKKRYFLRLKQPPKGHEDKICVEAYPKLQSDAANFQRAELLLTEEGMLPFALQLDLPNGKTTTVHQFFNIKTNDLVDKLIGDFDSPRTPPFWKRIVEPAGGAPVVDDPAQVTTVPEAAPQQATRPAQPPRR